The Bubalus kerabau isolate K-KA32 ecotype Philippines breed swamp buffalo chromosome 14, PCC_UOA_SB_1v2, whole genome shotgun sequence genome segment TGCACAGTGCCTAGACTATGCTTAGTCAGGTAATCTGTGAATATTTATATCCCGGAAATTTTGGTTTTTATGATGTTGAAACACTGTCGTAAGTAAGATACACATGAGTATATTGCAGAggagatttgtttttttaaagtaactttttttttattgccgTACAATTTTCCATAATCATCTGTGCTCATAACAAGTATTTTGGTATTAGCTGCCAGGCTATTAATTtcaaaggaagaataaaatttgttttcactTTGTAGAAACAGAGATTCTGAAGATGTCAGAAAGGCATTCAGGTGAAGCCggcactggagcaggaaatgaggTGGACTCTCCTATTGTCAGAGTCAAGTCCTCCAGCTTTGGAGACCTTTGTTCCACATCTTCTTTTCAAGATAGTGGCTACAGTGAGCTGTTAAAATCATGCAGCTTTGATAATACAGATAAAgaattctttggaaagaaagaaagaggctcAACATTGATCCACGAATATCCTGAAACTTCAAGTTTGGCCTTAACCCATAGTTTAGAGTCTCCCACTCAAAGAAAGAGATTTGTCTTCCTCAGGAAGGAAAATGATAAAACCCCAGAACTTTGCGAAACTCCTAAAGTCAGTGGAAAAAAACATTTGCCACGCAGAAGATTGGACATATCTTTCTCTCTTCTAGACAGGGACGTTGAATCACACAGCAGTTCCCTCGAAAGTAGTACAAGCCAAGTTcccaatttagaaaaaaatattccaagCAGTGCTTCAGGTTTTCCAAGGCAAGGTAATTTTAGTTCTTCAGTTAGTAGCACTTTGAGAACAGGAGAAGTAACTTCCAGCAGTCAAAAATTGAGACTTAATTTTTCTCAACAGAAGACTTCCACAGTGGATGATTCCAAAGATGACTGTGGCCTATTTGAAGTTGAATGTATATCTCCGATTCAGGGCAGTAATTTTAAAGACTCTATCACACATGACTTTAGTGACAGCAGTCTATGTATTAATAATGAGAATACATATCCTGAACTTCTGGGCTCTTCTGTTGGTGGAACAAGCTGTAGAACAGATGAGGACATATTTGTGACTCCAATCAGTAATCTTGTACCAAGTGTTAAATTTAATGCAAGTCGAAGATTCTCTCCTTCAGCTGGAGTGAGACGCAATATTTCGACCCCTGAAGACAGCGGTTTCAACTCACTTTGCTTGGATAAATCAGAAGATTCCCTATCTGAGCAAGAGGGCTCTTTCCAAGAACTACTTCAGAAACATAAGGGAACTCTCAAAGTCAGGGACACCATAAAAAAGTCAAGGCGTCTTGGAAGATTGAGAAGACTGTCCACCCTTCGGGAGCAAGGCTCACAATCTGAGACAGAAGAAGAAAACCAGACCTACCTCTCTAGCTCTGAATCAACACCAGCGACCGCTTCAGACGTTTCAGAGAGCCAGCCGAGCAGTGACAGTAAGAGTGAGGATTTAAGCTTTAAGAATTTATCGAAGACCCCAGCCTTGCAATTAGTTCATGAGCTTTTtatgaaaagcaaaaggaaaagattcCAGCAAAACAGTGCACATGAATTGTTAGAAGAAAGGGACGGGGGGAAAATAGCTGTACTACAGCGTGTACTTGCAGGACTGATTGGCAAGAAAATGGGTATAGAAAAACTGGACATCTTAACAGAATTAAAGTACAGAAATCTAAAGCATGTTCTTGCTATGGTTTTAGATTCCTTGACTGCAGAAAGCCTATgtaggtaagattttttttttccccctgaaataaaactgccttttatcactttcttttttttaaggtggaAAACTTTTCTGTTAGttgaatagctttttaaaattttgttttattatctcTGTCTTGGttactttatattttatcaaaatgGTTAAGTGAAATTCTTCAGTGTCAGAAATTTCGGTATCTTGAATGCTGCTTCATAAGTAAACAGAAACTGAGTCACATATATAGAAGTATTGAGGATAGGAACTAGTTACAAGACTAAATTGAGACTTTGTTTATATTGGCAGTTTTGCAAAGTGCAGGACTATCAAGATAAGCCCCATTGGTATGCCAGGGCCAGGAAGGAGAGAAGCCATGTGAAACAGGATTTCTGCAAGGTCATGGTTGAGGCAGGACAAGTGAGAGAGTTAGTCAGTCTCTTTTTCCATAGGTATATGTCAGGAGTTTGTTTCATTGAATCCTTATTCTTTTCTGACTCCTACTTCTATTGAAACCCTTCTTCACCTTTCCCCCAtaaactgctgctgttgctaagttgcttcagtcgtgtctgactctgtgcgacctcatacacggcagcccaccaggctctgccgtcatAAACTAAGTGTCGGTTATTGTACAGAATTGTAGAATTTCATTGCTAGAAGTCTTCTGAAATGTCTAGTCCTATCACgtatttgcagatgagaaaactgagctctAGAGAAGTTAAGCGACCTGCCAACAGTCACTCAAGGAGATAGGAATGGATGCAGatctatatggagaaggcaatggcacctcactccagtactcttgcctggaaaatcccatggacggaggagcctggtggactgcagtccatggggtcggaagagtcggaca includes the following:
- the FBXO43 gene encoding F-box only protein 43, with translation MSERHSGEAGTGAGNEVDSPIVRVKSSSFGDLCSTSSFQDSGYSELLKSCSFDNTDKEFFGKKERGSTLIHEYPETSSLALTHSLESPTQRKRFVFLRKENDKTPELCETPKVSGKKHLPRRRLDISFSLLDRDVESHSSSLESSTSQVPNLEKNIPSSASGFPRQGNFSSSVSSTLRTGEVTSSSQKLRLNFSQQKTSTVDDSKDDCGLFEVECISPIQGSNFKDSITHDFSDSSLCINNENTYPELLGSSVGGTSCRTDEDIFVTPISNLVPSVKFNASRRFSPSAGVRRNISTPEDSGFNSLCLDKSEDSLSEQEGSFQELLQKHKGTLKVRDTIKKSRRLGRLRRLSTLREQGSQSETEEENQTYLSSSESTPATASDVSESQPSSDSKSEDLSFKNLSKTPALQLVHELFMKSKRKRFQQNSAHELLEERDGGKIAVLQRVLAGLIGKKMGIEKLDILTELKYRNLKHVLAMVLDSLTAESLCSVWKVSRNWREIIVQDKKANRRRKLHITQLKTNSEGAILDVEDAATRLHLLNRSALRSVQAQARTPGFQKEQASTFSPWGEVLTPIASSSVTHLSSKQEEYVKVAKTLFIDEALKPCPRCQSPAKYQPYKKRGLCSRTACGFDFCVLCLCAYHGSEECSRGAAKPRNRKDVLPGSAQSKRNLKRL